From the Xenopus laevis strain J_2021 chromosome 7L, Xenopus_laevis_v10.1, whole genome shotgun sequence genome, the window ggaaagtgttggaagggttactgtctgctctctctcatttccctacagaaatagggattggtagcactagataggtacctaatatatagagacaagaggaaagtgttggaagggttactgtctgctctcactcatttccctacagaaatagggattagtAACACTAGATagatacctaatatatagagacaagaggaaagtgttagaagggttactgtctgctctctctcatttccctacagaaatagggattagtAACACTAGATagatacctaatatatagagacaagaggaaagtgttggaagggttactgtctgctctctctcatttccctacagaaatagggattggtaacactagataggtacctaatatatagagacaagaggaaagtgttggaagggttactgtctgctctctctcatttccctacagaaatagcgattggtaacactagataggtacctaatatatagagacaagaggaaagtgttggaagggttactgtctgctctctctcatttccctacagaaatagggattggtaacactagataggtacctaatatatagagacaagaggaaagtgttggaagggttactgtctgccctctctcatttccctacagaaatagggattggtaacagtagataggtacctaatatatagagacaagaggaaagtgttggaagggttactgtctgctctctctcatttccctacagaaatagggattggtaacactagataggtacctaatatatagagacaagaggaaagtgttggaagggttactgtctgctgtGCTCTCATTTTCCAATGGATATAGGGACTGGTATCACTGGGCAGGTGTCTAATATATACTTTCAGACAATGTTCTATTCTTTTTGTTGTGCTGTTGGGTATTATTAAGTTTGatttaataggagaggcctaatttTGGGTTTAACCTGACTCTCTGTTTCTATTTTGTGATACAAGCAGAAGGATTATAGGTGTATGTTCTAGTGACACTGCTATTGCACAGAAAGGGTAAAGGCGTtactaaaggggaagttaaacaaGAGACTTTATGCACAGCCGGCATTTCTCTTCTCTCTCATTAATTCCCCAGTTGGGAGCGGGTTCCATTCCTCATCCTTTCTAGATAATATTAAACGGAAAGTTTGTGTTCTGTAGAACAAATTGGGGGCAGAGGTCagtgtgaggaggaggaggagaggggtAAGTCGGCCCCTCAGGGGAAACGGTGTTTTCATTCAGGACAGAGGCAGCTTCTGAGACCACCTTGCTGTCTGTGCCTGTGGACAAGGTGGGGATTCCTGGGGTGGATAAATCCGGGTTTCTGAGCAGCAGGGGGtttagaaaaggaaaaaatgagtTAATCTTTGGACAAGGGTAGGGGGTTAATGTGGGGCAAGTGACTTGGGACCTTCACACCTCTGGGGCTGTTGTAGAATTATATATGTGTTACAATCAGTAAAACTTCTAAATGTATCTTTGAGTGCACAGGCAGCCCCTATAGAAACGCTGCACTATggaaagtacaactcccagcacccaccgACTCGACCTATAGGAACGGCTGTGACAGAACCGGAATTGCTCAGAAGTATGAGCGGCATGTGCCTGTTTACTGAGCCCTTTGTCCCACTCCGGAAAGAAGCAGTTTAAAGGCCACAATGACTGTTCCCAAATGAGCACATTGTTATTTGTTGTCAAAATGGGACAATTCAGTGATTGGTAATGTTGGGGCAGTGCTGGCAGTTGGTGTGAGTGGTAGTGTTCTGGCAGTGCTGAGAGTTGACAGTTGGTGTGAATGGTAATGTTGGGGCTCTGCTGGCAGTTGGTGTGAGTGGTAGTGTTGGGGCAAAGTTGGAAGTTCAGGGACGGTGCtggcagtttgtatgagtgttaGTGTTGGGGACAATGCGGGGGAGTATCTAGCTGGCAGGTGTGTAGGAATTGCAGTCAGAAGCCAAACAAGCCATGAGTTCCCCCAGCAGGTTGTTTAGAGAATCCTGTTTTCAGATAAGTCACTGTTGCTATAGTTACAGGAGTCTTTGTAACCCCCATGGggcatgaaaaaattcaaaatgtccaTCTGCCTATGGGGCAGACAAGACTGGCAGAAAGGTTGCCCAGGAACTCCCCCGCTGTTGGTTGAGAATAGAACGATCCATTGTTCCCATTCTAACAGCCATGGCAGCTCCACTCTCCCTATTAATCAGCTTCTCCACCTCTCGCTCCATGTCCTTAATATTCATTATCTCTCCCTGCCCAACACCCGTGCTTTGGGGGCCCTTTGGGGGTGTGACTGCACCAGCGTTTGTTCCATAAGGCTCAGCAGCCTGGGGGGGGGCTGAATTAATTCCTCCAAATTAAATCATTGGCCATTTGGGCTCTAATGTGCATGAAAATGTACTGATCCTCTCTCTCTACGATGGGGGGCCCCTACTGCGGGCAGATGCTCTGAGCCCCCATTCCCCCTCAGCAGCATTTCCCTTTTGTGCCGCGGCCCATTCATGGCAACACAAAGGCTGACACTTAGTCTGGGGAGCGCAGACCTCTCCATCCTCTACTGACGACTTGTCAGGTCAACACTTGCTTTTGACCTTTCATTAATCTGCCTGGGAAAATGCAGAGGGGGGGGGACTTGATAAGCTGTCGGGGGGGCCTCTTCACACTGGGCCTCTTGGGTATTTATagagatttgttaaaaaaattaaaaaacaggaTATTGTGCAACTCCCCGCAGGCCTGTGGCCCCAGAGAGCCAACATGGAAGGAGCAGATcctcagtcccccccccccacccggtgTTATTTGGCCGGTCAGGGGCAGATCACTGAGGGCAAATAAGTGTTATTGTGTTAGTTCAACCCTGACCCCCAGGATCATAGAGGTTTATGAGACACGGGGTCGGATTAGCTGCAAATCCctctaaatattgataaatccCATGTTAAGGTCACGGGAAATATAGAATATAGAGCTGGGCAAACACTCGGATCCCTGAcgattctttatttattattataattagctTTGCCTTTATCTTATCTACTGACCCCCCCCACTGCCTTCTCAAGGGCCCCTCTCGCTCGTTGCCAGTGAATAAGAGCAGGGGATTAAGTTGTAATTCTTGGTGCCTTTGGTTTATTTTAGCAAACTCATTTTCTTTGGGTCCCAACCCTCAGCCTCAGGCAGGAGACGAGCTGGTGGAGCCCCCACTGCAACCTTTTTCCATCCCTATTgatatttctgggttttttttgtcctTAATCCTCTGATCTGGTCGTACTTGCCCTTTTGTCTCTGTGCAAATCACCTGTGTCCCACCTCCAACCTGAGGCGCATGAAAGAATGTGGTGAATGTGGTGGGAGCCCAGTACTGCAGTCCAGTGAGTCTGACTATTGCTGCCTTTCCTTGGAGGCCGGCCGGGACCCCACTGagctttagaaatgtaaataccccccccccccgccacaaGGAAGGGCCACATCTGTTTTTGCCTTTGATGCCCCATGTGGAATGTAAATACAAGGGTTTAACAAGCTGGTGCTTTATTATAGGCCATTTGATGTTATTGCTGCACCTCCTGTATTTGCTGGTCCCATTCCTGCCCACCTCAGTCGGACCCTACGGTTGTTCTCTTTGCTGCTCACGTCTTTGAGAAGAAGTTATTTCTAAAGCGAGGGGACACTGGTTCCCCCCCTCAATGCTGCCGTTTGTTAGATTTTCCCATCGTAAGTAGATGAACCGGTTGAGCAGGAGCCGACTGCTCCTCACCTTCTACCCAGAGAGGCCTCATGTGAGGAGAAGTATCTGTAGAACCGGATACCCACGTGGCTTTTTCTGCCCTTCGGTCACAGTGATTAATGACACACTGAGCTCTCTCTCTTGtgtttgggggtggggggggggtttaaacgGGCACATTGCTCCCCCTGTcttctcatggggcccctaaacaCTAGTTGGATGCAGAGAAAAAGTAAAGAAACTCGCATTGTACCCCACAGATTTACTGTGCACCAGTGACTCTCTATATCAGGCCTCAtgattaaactacaactcccatcatcctcaggGATACTGAGCCTTGTGATAAAGAAAGAGCCAGAGATCTTCTGATTAGAGTGTAGGTTATTTACCCGGGGCCCCTTGGCTACTATACAGCTCTGTTGATTGGAGCTATGGCCAAGTGGGGAAAGGGGTTAAATTCCCCCTCCCCCCGGGTTCCTCAGCCCCCTCCTCAGCTTCTATTAAATCCAGTAATAAGGGAGCCTGGCGCTGTAAAACCACCAAATAAACGGATCCAGACAACAAGCGCTCTGTGCTCACCAGCGAGGGTCCTCATTTATCACAGCCGGTTACTCAGTGCTGTATAGACTGGGGGGGGGTGATGGACTCGGTGCTGTAGGGGCATGAGGGCACCTTGCTCTGACTCCTCTTGTGATGCTAAAATGATCCCTGCTCTTGTATAATCCGTATGGCAGTTCCTTTCCTAGCTTGTGATTGGCAAATACTCAGTGGCCTCTCTTCTTCCACAGCTTGCCAGCCAGGATTCTACAAGTCAGAAACCTCCAACGGACCCTGCCAGCTCTGCCCGGATCATACAGAACCCACCAGCCAGGCTGCCACTTTCTGCCCCTGCAACGATGGATTCTTCCGCTCCACCTCCGACCCCAGCTCTGACCCTTGCACCAGTAAGTCATGGGAGATTGGGGTACCCTTTTATTAGTAAGGCACCAGCAGTTGGTATAATTGGGTTTGTAGTAGAACCGGATCTGACCCATGGTTTTTCCCTCaggtttcccatctgccccccgTGACCTCACTGCAGTTGACTTAGGATCAAAGGTGATGCTGCGCTGGTTGCCCCCCAGTAACTCCGGGGGCCGCAGTGACATCACATACACGGTGACGTGTGAGAAGTGTGCGCCAGAGGCCAGCGAGTGCACCCCCTGCGATCATAACAGTATCCGTTTTTCCGAAAACCCTCTGGAACTGAAAGGCACCACCATCACCATCATGGACCTGGAGCCTCATCTCAACTACTCCTTCACAGTAGAAGCACGGAATGGTGTTTCTGGTTCCGGCTCCAGCCGCAGTTACGCAACTCTGAGGATCAGCCTGAACCAAACTGGTAATGAATTCGGGCCCCTGACCGCCCCACTTATACCTCCATAGTGTTGTGTTTATCTGTGTGGGGTCTGGTTGTCCCATGAGCAGGTTCTAACTCTTATGTCTTCTGCAGAACCCCCAAAAGTCACCTTCATAACCCTGGATAACCAGGGGACCAACTCCCTCAGCATGTCCTGGTCGGTGCCTCCTCGCCAGCAGACCCGCGTCTGGAAGTACGAAGTCACCTACAGTAAGAAGGTAAGTTGTGTCCTTCAGAATAGGTTACTGTTAAAGACCAAGATGAGTAGTACAGCACAGATCTGCTTCCCAGAGGTAGTGGCCTTGTGTAAAATGAGTTCTCCTCCTGATACGCCAGTTTCCTGATTGGTGAATGTTTTGGTTTGGTTGCAGCACGATGCCAACAGTTACTCGGTGCAGCGGTGCGAGGGCAACTCCGTCACCCTCCTGAAACTCACCCCAGGGACCACCTATGTCGTCCGGGTGCAGGCGCTGACACAAGAGGGAGTCGGGGTTTACAGCAGGGACTATGAGTTTGAAACTTTGTCTGGTGAGTAACGGTGATCAGATCATTGTCCTTAGCCTGGTGGGGCCCTGACGCTAAGATCCTGGGGCCACCAGCATCATGTAGTGACTGTAAAGTGAATTCCCTGGTGCTCCTCGCTTTATGGCATGAGACACAAGGAAGAATTACTTCTCCTTTATGTTTAATGTTGGTGTTTGTACTTGAACTTGCCCATCGTTTGCTTGAATCCGTTTTGCTTGTGGTTTCTCCTGCAGTTGAGGAAAGCTCTAACAAGGCCGCTGTTATTGGTGGTGCCATCGCCGGGTCCATTATAATCGCCATCTTTGTGGGCGTCATTATCTTCATGCACCGGAGGTACCATTACTGTCTTACTCTGTTTCTCAATCCTCCCTGACCCCCAGTTCTCCATAACCTCTAGTTGTCCATGACCCCCAGTTCTCCCTTTCCTCTAATCCTCCCTGACCCCCCAATACTCCATAACCTCCAGTCCTCCCTGACCCCAAATCCTCCCTGACCCCCATTTCTCCATATCCTCCAGTTCTCCATGACCCCCAATCCTCCCTGAAACCCCAATCCTCCTTGACCCCCAATTTTCCAAATCCTCCCTGACCTCCAGTCCTCCTGACCTCCAGTCCTCCTGACCCCCAGTTCTCCAAAACTTCCAGTTCTCCATGACCCCCAATTCTCCATAACCTCCAGTTCTCCATAACCCCAATCTTCCCTGACCCCCAGTCCACCATAAGCTCCAGTTCTCTGTGACCCCCAATTCTCCCAATCCCCCTAACCCCCCACCAGTGTCTAATCTTCCTCTCTAATAATCCTCTCCCTCACCAGCCGGAGGAACCCCAATATCCGCCATAGTGAGGAGGACATCTACTTCTCCAAGCCTGGTAAATATTTCATACATTgagagtttttacattttttgttgtccTAATATCTTCACTCTCTAACACCGCTTGTTCATTCTCCCCTCTCAGATCAACTGAAACCCCTTAAGACCTACGTGGACCCCCATACATATGAAGATCCCAACAAGGCCGTGCTGAAATTCACCACTGAGATTTCGCCCAACTCCATCACGCGCCAGAAAGTAATCGGAGCAGGTGAGGCTTTGCATGCCCATTACCCTCAGTAATTTTATGACATTGCAGTAAAGTGTGATGATGAGAACAGGCAGTAAATACGGAATATTTTGCAGGTGAATTTGGGGAAGTGTTTAAAGGAATCCTGAAGCTGCCGGGGAAGAAAGAATCAACAGTTGCCATTAAAACCCTAAAGGCCGGCTACACGGAGAAGCAGCGCAATGACTTCCTCAGCGAGGCGAGCATCATGGGACAGTTCTGTCATCATAACATTATCCGCCTGGAGGGGGTGGTCTCCAAATGTAAGAAAAACCCCtcccatttccttttttttgacaGTCTCTGTATATCCCCCTCTCTCTTTCTGACCGACCCCCTCACATGTGCTCTCCCCCCGCAGATAAGCCAATGATGATCGTTACTGAACACATGGAGAACGGAGCCTTGGACAAGTTCTTAAAGGTATAAGCGTTCAGTCCCTCCATATAACCGACTGGCTCTGCTGTCTCTCTGGGCCCTACAACATGAGTCTGCTTCTCTATCCCATAAGCTTTAACTAATATGATGGAGTGTTGGTTGCCCAAGTCTCACACCTCTTTGTCCGTGTCCGCAGGATAATGACGGAGAGTTTAGCCCCATCCAGCTGGTGGGAATGCTCCGAGGTATCGCCGCCGGTATGAAGTATCTTTCGGAGATGAACTACGTGCACCGCGATCTGGCTGCTCGGAACATTCTGGTGAACAGCCAACTGGTGTGCAAAGTGTCTGATTTTGGGCTCTCTCGAGTGCTGGAGGATGACCCCGAGGCTACTTATACCACTAGTGTAAGTTCCACTGTAGTGGCCAGTGGTGGGATTGTCTtgctgagaatgctgggagttgtggtctTTTCCTATAGTATACACCAGTCCTGAGTGGAAGTAAAATAGAGTACAGGACAGTAAATTGGGTTGGGGCAAGAACTTGAGGGACACTCCTGTACCCCCGTCCTGCCCTTAAAGCCAAAGGCTACACTAGCAGGGAGttctgatcatgtgctttcactTGCAGGGGGGAAAGATCCCGATCCGTTGGACGGCCCCTGAAGCCATCTCTTACCGGAAGTTCACCTCCGCAAGTGACGTGTGGAGCTACGGAATTGTCATgtgggaagtgatgtcatacggGGAACGACCTTACTGGGAAATGTCCAATCAGGAGGTGAGTATGCTCTCTGGGCAGACTgtaggctgttcctgctgaactgtactTAGTACAAGGCAATAgctgggctgttcctgctgaactgtactTAGTACAAGGCAATAGttaggctgttcctgctgaactgtactTAGTACAAGGCAATAGttaggctgttcctgctgaactgtactTAGTACAAGGCAATAGTTAGGCTAGCTAAGTCATACAGGCTTCTGTGAGGGGGGTTAGGGTGTTACAGAAGGAAAGTGGAAACAATAGCAGCTGAGACAAGGCTGAAACTGCAGGTGGAGGTGGATGTTTAATTAGTGTATAACAGTCTGTAGGGTGAACCGACTGTGCCTAACACCAGGGTGACTATTGCAGGTCATGAAGGCCATTAACGAGGGTTTCCGACTCCCGGCCCCCATGGACTGCCCGTCGGCCATTTACCAACTAATGATGCAATGCTGGCAGCAGGAGCGCAACCGCCGGCCCAAGTTCCCCGATATCGTCAGTATCCTGGACAAGCTGATCCGAGCCCCCGACTCTCTCAAGACATTGGCTGATTTTGACCCAAGGTTTGTGATGTAGTAGTGCTCCCCCTGGTGCTGGGTGGGAGGGATTATCTCTGAGGCTCGGGAGTCCGTATTAGTGGCAGTAGGTCTGATTTAGGGAACTCATTGATTTACTTTGGGCCTTAAACTAAAGGCTATCGCCCCCTGCCCCAAATACAAATCTCAGTACCAACTTCTGATTGGCTAGGGGATCATCTAATCCCAGCAGGGAACTATATTGTCTGTTTAGGTTGAGAGAGTGACCCCCAGCTTCTCTTGTTGCCCCCTCAGAATCTCCATTCGGCTGCCCAGTACCAGCGGGTCGGAAGGAATGCCATTCAGAACCATCGCTGAGTGGCTGGACTCCATCAAGATGCAGCAGTACACCGAATTCTTCATGGCCTCCCCCTATAACTCAATGGATAAGATCATTCTCATGAACCAAGAGTGAGTGTCCTTATCCACCAGAGGGGGGCACAGTCACCCAGAATGTACTTCTATTTAAATTAGAGGTCTAGCTCTGCTGCCTAGAGGTGCCTGGGCCAGATTTAGTAAGGAAGATAGGAGAAAATAAACGTATTAATGACCATTACAAAATACATAGACCCTCTGTTACTCCTTTGTTACTCCTGTATTACTCCTCTGTTACTCCTGTATTACGCCTTTGTTACTCCTGTATTACTTCTTTGTTACTCGTGTATTATTCCTTTGTTATTCCTCTGTTACTTCTGTATTACTCCTCTGTTACTCCTGTATTCCTCCTTTGTTACTGCTCTGTTACTCCTGTATTACTCCTTTATTAATCCTGTATTACTCCTCTGTTACTCCTGTATTACTCCTATGTTACTCCTGTGTTACGCCTTTGTTACTCCTGTATGACTTCTTTGTTACTCCTGTATTATTCCTTTGTTATTCCTCTGTTACTTCTGTATTACTCCTCTGTTACTCCTGTATTCCTCCTTTGTTACTGCTCTGTTACTCCTGTATTACTCCTTTATTAATCCTGTATTACTCCTCTGTTACTCCTGTTTTACTCCTGTATTACTCCTATGTTACTCCTGTGTTACGCCTTTGTTACTCCTGTATGACTTCTTTGTTACTCCTTTGTTATTCCTTTGTTATTCCTCTGTTACTTCTGTATTACTCCTCTGTTACTCCTGTATTCCTCCTTTGTTACTGCTCTGTTACTCCTTTGTTACTCCTGTATTACTCCTTTATTAATACTGTATTACTCCTCTGTTACTcctgttttacttctttgttaCTCCTGTGTTACGCCTTTGTTACCCCTGTATGACTTCTTTGTTACTCCTGTATTATTCCTTTGTTATTCCTCTGTTACTTCTGTATTACTCCTCTGTTACTCCTGTATTCCTCCTTTGTTACTGCTCTGTTACTCCTGTATTACTCCTGTATTACTCCTTTATTAATCCTGTATTACTCCTCTGTTACTcctgttttacttctttgttaCTCCTGTATTACTCCTATGTTACTCCTGTATTACTGTGAAAAGGGCGTTGTTCTAACGGCATCCACCTGCGTTGCTGCTCTCTCTCCTTGTTAGATCACGCCAGCCAGACCAATGCAATACTTTAAAAACGAGGGATACATTGGAGCACACAATCCGCAGGCTCtgctgcagaatattttatttgatcaaataaaatattttgcagcagagCATGCGGATTGTGTGCTCCAATGTATCCCTCATTTTTAAAGTACTCCTTTGTTACTCCTGTATTACTACTGTATTATTCCTTTGTTACTCCTTTGTTACTCCTGTATTACTACTGTATTATTCCTTTGTTACTCCTTTGTTACTCCTGTATTACTCCTGTGTCTAAGCCGCCATGTTTTCTTCCTCCCAGAGACATCAAGCACATGGGCATCCGGCAGACAGGGCACCAGAAACGCATCGCATTTAGTATCCTGGGACTGAAGGAACACGCCAGCACTATGGGCATCCCCATCTGAGGACCAACTGCACCTGTAACCACGGCAATATCCTCCATCCGAGGACCCCACCGTCTGCATTTTTATTGCCTTTGCGTTATAAAGGCAGAAGACCCCCCCCTCTCTG encodes:
- the epha2.L gene encoding EPH receptor A2 L homeolog precursor (The RefSeq protein has 3 substitutions, 4 frameshifts compared to this genomic sequence), producing MKMRAERIVPVLTLILSNVFIVLQTKEVVLLDFEKTQGELGWLTHPYGKGWDLLQNVMNGSLIYIYSVCSVQEGEQDNWLRTNWIYRSEAHGIFVELKFTVRDCNSFPGGSGTCKETFNLYYMESDIDYGTNFQKRQFRKIDTIAPDDITVPADFASRNVKVNVEVRSVGALSRKGFYLAFQDIGACVALLSVRIYYKKCPSVVQGMAQFPETVAGADSQSLAKVSGKCVNNAVSVNRDDPTMHCNTDGEWLVPIGHCLCQPGYEKVGDTCQACQPGFYKSETSNGPCQLCPDHTEPTSQAATFCPCNDGFFRSTSDPSSDPCTSFPSAPRDLTAVDLGSKVMLRWLPPSNSGGRSDITYTVTCEKCAPEASECTPCDHNSIRFSENPLELKGTTITIMDLEPHLNYSFTVEARNGVSGSGSSRSYATLRISLNQTEPPKVTFITLDNQGTNSLSMSWSVPPRQQTRVWKYEVTYSKKHDANSYSVQRCEGNSVTLLKLTPGTTYVVRVQALTQEGVGVYSRDYEFETLSVEESSNKAAVIGGAIAGSIIIAIFVGVIIFMHRSRRNPNIRHSEEDIYFSKPDQLKPLKTYVDPHTYEDPNKAVLKFTMRFRPTPSRAKKVIGAGEFGEVFKGILKLPGKKESTVAIKTLKAGYTEKQRNDFLSEASIMGQFCHHNIIRLEGWSKYKPMMIVTEHMENGALDKFLKDNDGEFSPIQLVGMLRGIAAGMKYLSEMNYVHRDLAARNILVNSQLVCKVSDFGLSRVLEDDPEATYTTSGGKIPIRWTAPEAISYRKFTSASDVWSYGIVMWEVMSYGERPYWEMSNQEVMKAINEGFRLPAPMDCPSAIYQLMMQCWQQERNRRPKFPDIVSILDKLIRAPDSLKTLADFDPRISIRLPSTSGSEGMPFRTIAEWLDSIKMQQYTEFFMASPYNSMDKIILMNQEDIKHLGIRQTGHQKRIAFSILGLKEHASTMGIPI